From a single Candidatus Thorarchaeota archaeon genomic region:
- a CDS encoding nucleoside phosphorylase, producing the protein MGENREYHIGIAPGEMPKLVLLPGDPDRARKIAETFFDEPQEVARQREYWSFRGTYKGVPVGVCSTGIGCPSAAIAIEELVRVGCTTFVRVGTAGAIDNTLRAGDLAIFTGSVREDGTSVQYVPVEFPALADSDLTIELKRAAEKRGVRHRVGIGHSKDAFYSEHPDLVADPEKTRRKWAVLRKAGVIATEMESAALFVIGYLRNVRVGTVCMIIGEPVEKEAKIESKPPIDDLILVALDALVNFEQKNTREL; encoded by the coding sequence ATGGGCGAAAATCGAGAATACCACATTGGAATTGCACCGGGCGAGATGCCGAAACTTGTACTTTTACCGGGAGACCCGGATCGTGCGAGAAAGATCGCAGAGACCTTTTTTGACGAGCCTCAGGAAGTCGCAAGACAACGTGAGTATTGGAGTTTTAGAGGAACGTACAAGGGCGTTCCTGTCGGTGTGTGCTCCACAGGGATAGGCTGCCCATCCGCAGCGATCGCAATTGAAGAGCTGGTCCGAGTGGGATGCACGACCTTTGTGCGTGTGGGAACAGCAGGTGCCATTGATAATACATTGCGGGCGGGAGACCTTGCGATCTTCACAGGGTCTGTAAGAGAAGATGGGACCTCAGTCCAGTATGTTCCGGTGGAATTTCCCGCATTAGCAGATTCGGATCTCACCATTGAGCTAAAGAGGGCGGCTGAAAAGAGAGGCGTCCGTCATAGAGTGGGAATAGGACACAGTAAAGATGCATTCTACAGTGAACACCCGGATCTTGTAGCAGACCCCGAAAAGACCCGTCGCAAGTGGGCAGTCCTGAGAAAGGCTGGAGTGATTGCTACAGAGATGGAGTCGGCTGCACTCTTTGTGATTGGATATCTACGGAATGTCAGAGTGGGCACGGTCTGCATGATAATCGGTGAACCAGTTGAAAAAGAGGCAAAGATAGAGAGCAAGCCCCCCATCGATGATCTTATCCTTGTCGCACTCGATGCACTCGTGAACTTTGAACAGAAAAACACTCGTGAACTTTGA
- the dcd gene encoding dCTP deaminase encodes MMLSDSGILTAIENSEIAIDPFDETALGPCSIDLTLDSVFRIYHEGKAVDIKSKTQVDDSTELVDTEGQPFTIQPRQFVLGQTKETIMVSENYAALLEGRSSIARLGIIVHAAGLVNPGTGIKKKTKLTLEIFCENASPVLLYPGMKIVQIMFVQLSSPARRKYDARPGSKYIGQEEPRMTGL; translated from the coding sequence ATGATGTTATCAGATAGCGGAATATTGACTGCAATAGAAAATAGTGAGATTGCAATCGATCCTTTTGATGAGACAGCACTGGGACCTTGCTCGATCGATCTCACGCTGGATTCAGTATTTCGAATATATCATGAAGGCAAAGCTGTTGATATTAAGTCTAAGACACAGGTAGACGATTCCACAGAACTCGTAGATACAGAGGGACAACCATTTACGATCCAGCCGCGCCAATTCGTTCTTGGTCAGACAAAAGAGACAATCATGGTCTCAGAGAACTATGCGGCACTACTTGAGGGGCGTTCAAGTATAGCACGCCTTGGGATCATTGTTCATGCGGCGGGTCTCGTGAATCCGGGAACCGGAATCAAGAAGAAGACCAAACTGACACTTGAGATCTTTTGTGAAAATGCAAGCCCAGTGCTCCTTTATCCCGGAATGAAGATCGTCCAGATAATGTTCGTACAATTGAGCAGTCCTGCAAGAAGGAAATATGACGCGCGACCGGGAAGTAAATACATCGGGCAAGAGGAACCGCGAATGACAGGTCTATGA
- the gdhA gene encoding NADP-specific glutamate dehydrogenase: MDKYIESVYDAVVAKDPIQKEFHQAVREVLESLEPAIKKYPKFQEYSILERIVEPERVIMFRVPWKDRDGKIQVNRGFRVQFNSAIGPYKGGLRFHRTVNLGILKFLGFEQIFKNSLTGLPMGGGKGGSDFDPHGKTDAEVETFCTSFMLELNRHIGQFTDVPAGDIGVGGREIGYLYGAYRKIKNVHGTGVLTGKGRGWGGSLIRPEATGYGLVYFVEEMLKTKGEALKGKTVAISGSGNVAQFAAQKCIQLGAKVVTLSDSNGSIYDPDGIDEKKLAWVMELKNVRRGRIKEYAEHFNVEYNPESNPWTVGAQIALPSATQNELDGKEAQALVDNGVIAVGEGANMPCTPEAIDIFKNAGILFSPGKASNAGGVAVSGLEMAQNSQRHFWTREQVDQKLHEIMVNIHATAYKTAEDFGKKHDYVLGANIAGFLKVAESMIAQGHLM; the protein is encoded by the coding sequence ATGGACAAGTACATTGAGAGTGTCTACGACGCGGTCGTAGCCAAGGATCCTATCCAAAAGGAATTCCATCAGGCAGTCCGCGAGGTCCTCGAGTCCTTGGAGCCTGCCATCAAGAAGTACCCCAAGTTTCAGGAGTACTCAATTCTTGAGCGAATTGTTGAGCCCGAGCGCGTGATCATGTTCCGCGTGCCCTGGAAGGACAGAGATGGCAAGATTCAAGTAAATCGAGGTTTCCGAGTGCAGTTCAATTCCGCGATTGGCCCATACAAGGGTGGTCTTCGATTCCACAGGACCGTCAATCTCGGCATCTTGAAGTTCCTCGGTTTTGAGCAAATCTTCAAGAACAGCCTCACTGGCCTTCCAATGGGCGGTGGTAAAGGTGGTTCTGATTTTGATCCTCATGGTAAGACTGATGCAGAGGTTGAAACATTCTGTACTAGCTTTATGCTTGAGTTGAACAGGCACATCGGCCAGTTCACCGACGTACCTGCCGGTGACATTGGTGTTGGTGGCCGCGAGATCGGTTATCTCTATGGTGCCTACAGGAAGATCAAGAACGTTCACGGTACTGGTGTCCTTACAGGTAAGGGCCGGGGCTGGGGCGGTTCCCTCATCAGGCCAGAGGCCACAGGTTATGGTCTTGTCTACTTTGTTGAAGAGATGCTCAAGACAAAGGGTGAGGCACTGAAGGGTAAGACGGTTGCCATTTCCGGTTCTGGTAATGTGGCACAGTTTGCAGCCCAGAAGTGTATCCAACTTGGTGCAAAGGTCGTTACACTGAGCGACTCTAATGGCTCTATCTATGATCCTGATGGTATTGACGAGAAGAAACTCGCATGGGTCATGGAATTGAAGAACGTTCGCAGAGGCCGAATCAAGGAGTATGCTGAGCACTTCAATGTAGAGTACAACCCTGAGAGTAACCCATGGACCGTCGGTGCACAGATTGCTCTGCCAAGCGCAACTCAGAACGAGCTTGATGGCAAGGAAGCACAGGCTCTCGTAGACAACGGTGTCATCGCCGTTGGTGAGGGTGCTAACATGCCATGCACACCAGAGGCAATTGATATCTTTAAGAACGCCGGTATCCTCTTCTCACCCGGTAAGGCATCCAACGCTGGTGGTGTCGCAGTATCCGGTCTTGAGATGGCTCAGAACTCGCAGCGTCACTTCTGGACTCGCGAGCAGGTTGATCAGAAGCTCCACGAGATCATGGTCAACATCCACGCAACTGCCTACAAGACAGCAGAAGACTTCGGCAAGAAGCACGACTACGTCCTTGGTGCAAACATTGCTGGCTTCCTGAAGGTCGCAGAGTCAATGATTGCTCAGGGTCACCTGATGTAA
- a CDS encoding branched-chain amino acid aminotransferase, translating into MEIEVNLVPPEKRGSLPDDPLNISFGTLFTDYMFTMEYSEGHWHDPKIVPYHPLALDPAALVLHYGQGIFEGMKAYRRGDRVFLFRPEKNLERLNASARRLVMPEIDSQFVLHAIKDLVRLERDWVPQEQGTSLYIRPTMIATEARLGVKPAKEFLFYVILSPVGPYFKEGFRPVKVFVSDKYARAVRGGVGAAKTIGNYAASLLATQEANDLGYSQVLWLDALEYKYIEECGTMNVFVKFKDELATTPLDGAILPGITRDSVIQLARDWGVTVKERKISIDEVIAGIKDGSVEEIFGTGTAAIIAPIGELYYKGTAYKIDGGEVGALTRRLYETLTGLQSGEIPDKFGWTVQVS; encoded by the coding sequence ATGGAAATAGAGGTCAACCTAGTCCCTCCAGAGAAACGCGGTAGTCTGCCTGACGATCCGCTGAACATTTCCTTCGGAACGCTCTTCACCGATTACATGTTCACAATGGAATATTCTGAAGGTCATTGGCATGACCCAAAGATAGTGCCCTACCATCCGCTTGCGCTTGATCCCGCTGCGCTGGTCCTTCATTATGGCCAAGGGATCTTTGAAGGAATGAAGGCCTATCGACGAGGTGACAGGGTGTTTCTCTTTCGCCCGGAAAAGAACCTTGAACGACTTAATGCCTCTGCAAGACGCCTCGTGATGCCCGAGATTGATTCACAGTTTGTTCTTCATGCAATTAAAGATCTTGTGAGACTAGAGCGGGACTGGGTTCCCCAAGAGCAGGGCACTTCGCTCTACATCCGTCCCACCATGATTGCAACAGAAGCCCGACTAGGCGTCAAACCCGCAAAAGAGTTTCTCTTTTACGTCATCTTGAGCCCGGTGGGACCATACTTTAAGGAGGGTTTCCGACCTGTCAAGGTCTTCGTCAGTGACAAATATGCTCGGGCGGTGCGAGGCGGAGTTGGCGCAGCTAAGACAATAGGCAATTATGCTGCAAGTCTTCTAGCCACGCAAGAGGCCAATGATCTGGGATATTCGCAGGTTCTATGGCTTGATGCACTGGAATACAAGTACATCGAAGAATGTGGGACTATGAACGTGTTTGTCAAGTTCAAGGACGAGCTGGCGACTACCCCTCTTGATGGGGCGATACTCCCGGGAATCACTCGTGATTCTGTCATTCAGCTGGCTCGTGATTGGGGTGTGACCGTCAAAGAACGCAAAATCTCTATCGATGAGGTCATTGCGGGAATTAAGGATGGTAGTGTTGAAGAGATATTCGGAACTGGAACCGCTGCAATCATCGCTCCTATTGGTGAACTCTATTACAAAGGGACCGCCTACAAGATCGACGGTGGTGAGGTCGGTGCTCTCACACGCCGGCTCTATGAGACCCTCACGGGACTTCAGTCAGGTGAGATCCCTGACAAGTTTGGATGGACCGTACAAGTGTCCTGA
- a CDS encoding 4Fe-4S dicluster domain-containing protein encodes MVTLQKQLSVDYTKCTGCRLCELACSAKHEGVFQPSLARLRIVKYDDLGLDVPNVCGPCEEAPCVEVCPVYAMRRDPVTKMVYIDHDKCILCKSCIGVCVHGVIRLDTVAMRIIKCDHCGGDPECVKICPTGAITYGTPAQTAVVERHGKLKAYVAEIKRTAKAK; translated from the coding sequence GTGGTCACTCTGCAGAAGCAACTGTCTGTTGATTACACAAAATGTACTGGCTGTCGTCTATGCGAACTAGCCTGTTCTGCAAAACACGAAGGCGTCTTTCAACCGAGTCTTGCTCGTCTAAGAATCGTCAAGTATGATGATCTGGGACTTGATGTTCCGAATGTGTGTGGACCTTGTGAAGAGGCTCCGTGTGTGGAAGTCTGTCCTGTCTATGCGATGCGGCGCGATCCTGTTACAAAGATGGTGTATATTGATCATGACAAGTGTATACTATGCAAATCGTGTATTGGAGTCTGCGTTCATGGAGTGATTCGCCTTGACACAGTTGCTATGAGGATCATCAAATGTGACCATTGTGGGGGCGATCCCGAGTGTGTGAAGATCTGTCCAACTGGGGCTATCACGTATGGAACTCCTGCTCAGACTGCGGTCGTCGAGCGTCATGGAAAATTAAAAGCATACGTGGCCGAGATCAAAAGAACTGCGAAGGCCAAGTAA
- a CDS encoding aldehyde ferredoxin oxidoreductase family protein: MSIGGYTGKILRVNLSQDTVRVDKIPQDWIRQFIGGDGFAARILYEEVPSGTNPLSPANKLIFATGPITGTLWPMSGRSVFVAKGAQTGIWAESHVGGFIGPELKYAGYDLLVVEGRSERPVYILVEDDYVELVDASKLWGLSTSEATVKIQEQQRDPDVQVAAVGPAGERLVKFASLIVNHARAAGRTGMGAILGSKNVKAIAIRGHGGVRVANHEEFVALAKRAQERVRVNPQAKEMGQWGTWILTAVKQEIGELPTYNHRTGVFPGWEQLSGDYIRPRYTISDRACFGCSLACKKVNYIPDGPFAGTLEEGPEYEGLMAFGSTLGIADYPTTLRANQICNKYGMDVISAGTTIGFAIEAFEQGIITEADTGGLKLQWNDSALVIQLLEMIGKREGFGDLLAEGSREAARRIGKGAEKYAMHVKGLEISGQDGRTHRSIGLSHATGARGADHLRSLVTVDQLGYEEVAAKRWGRDKLPEIINPYTEKYKATAVVETENTYCIRDTLIVCWYSVSWPPIFWMDDFAEMLPLATGIAEFGSTERLTEIAERQVTLKRLFNAREGITRKDDQLPERFLKDPMPEGPGKGQVVHLDPMLDDYYRLRGWDLETGLPTDDTIRRLSLQWAT; the protein is encoded by the coding sequence ATGTCTATTGGTGGTTATACTGGTAAAATTCTCCGTGTCAATCTCTCGCAGGATACGGTACGGGTTGATAAGATTCCACAAGATTGGATTCGCCAATTTATTGGTGGCGATGGATTCGCCGCTCGAATTCTCTATGAAGAAGTTCCAAGTGGTACCAATCCTCTCTCTCCGGCTAACAAACTGATTTTTGCGACAGGCCCCATTACCGGAACATTATGGCCGATGAGTGGCCGCTCAGTTTTTGTAGCAAAGGGTGCTCAGACTGGTATATGGGCTGAGAGCCACGTTGGAGGGTTTATTGGCCCGGAGCTAAAATATGCCGGATATGACCTACTGGTCGTGGAGGGCCGGTCCGAGAGGCCGGTGTATATTTTGGTTGAGGACGATTATGTTGAACTTGTAGACGCATCCAAGCTCTGGGGTCTCAGCACCTCCGAAGCAACTGTAAAAATTCAGGAACAACAACGCGATCCTGATGTGCAGGTTGCTGCCGTGGGTCCTGCTGGTGAACGGCTTGTGAAGTTCGCCTCATTAATTGTCAATCACGCTCGGGCCGCAGGACGTACTGGGATGGGTGCTATCTTAGGCTCGAAGAATGTCAAGGCCATTGCAATCCGCGGGCATGGGGGCGTCCGGGTTGCAAATCATGAGGAATTTGTGGCCTTGGCCAAGCGTGCTCAGGAACGTGTCCGCGTCAATCCCCAGGCCAAAGAGATGGGGCAATGGGGAACTTGGATACTCACTGCCGTGAAACAGGAGATCGGCGAGCTTCCCACCTACAATCACCGGACGGGTGTCTTCCCCGGTTGGGAACAATTAAGCGGCGATTACATTCGACCCCGCTACACAATCTCAGATCGAGCGTGTTTCGGTTGTAGTCTAGCTTGTAAAAAAGTGAACTACATTCCTGATGGCCCCTTCGCAGGAACGCTGGAAGAAGGTCCGGAGTACGAGGGTCTGATGGCCTTTGGCAGCACGCTTGGAATAGCCGACTACCCCACTACATTGAGAGCAAATCAGATCTGCAACAAATACGGTATGGATGTGATCTCCGCAGGAACGACCATCGGCTTTGCTATTGAGGCCTTTGAACAGGGGATTATTACCGAGGCAGATACGGGAGGTCTGAAGCTACAGTGGAATGATAGTGCCCTCGTCATTCAATTACTTGAGATGATTGGAAAACGCGAGGGGTTCGGCGACCTTCTTGCAGAGGGGAGTCGAGAGGCAGCACGGCGAATTGGTAAGGGTGCAGAAAAATATGCGATGCATGTGAAGGGTCTTGAGATCTCTGGCCAAGATGGACGTACACATCGCAGTATAGGTCTCTCACACGCTACTGGTGCTCGTGGTGCAGATCATCTTCGCAGTCTGGTCACTGTTGACCAACTGGGGTATGAAGAGGTTGCGGCAAAACGGTGGGGGCGTGACAAATTACCCGAGATCATTAATCCGTATACCGAGAAGTACAAGGCGACAGCAGTAGTTGAGACCGAGAACACCTATTGCATTCGAGATACACTCATTGTCTGCTGGTATTCCGTATCATGGCCTCCTATCTTTTGGATGGACGACTTCGCTGAGATGCTTCCACTTGCTACTGGGATTGCTGAGTTTGGAAGCACCGAGCGGCTCACCGAGATTGCAGAGCGACAGGTCACCCTAAAGCGTCTGTTCAATGCACGTGAGGGGATAACCCGTAAAGATGATCAATTACCTGAACGATTCCTCAAAGACCCAATGCCCGAGGGTCCAGGTAAAGGGCAGGTGGTTCATCTCGATCCAATGCTCGATGACTATTATCGACTACGTGGCTGGGATCTGGAGACAGGTCTGCCAACTGACGATACTATTCGCCGTCTCTCTTTGCAGTGGGCCACATAA
- a CDS encoding GIY-YIG nuclease family protein → MRGVYVLIVDVPKKIEARVGAMGGLSFDRGEWAYVGSAMGTGSTSIENRLKRHFSENKTVHWHIDYLLQAGGRARFAIWSQSEINRECDVAHALGEHILFEPGPAGFGASDCTRHCGTHMFHFTGGKDLEQQVRGVMIGLGLKPEVMRPR, encoded by the coding sequence ATGAGAGGTGTCTATGTTCTCATAGTAGATGTGCCAAAGAAAATAGAGGCCCGCGTGGGGGCAATGGGAGGTCTCTCCTTTGATAGAGGAGAGTGGGCCTATGTTGGTTCCGCAATGGGCACGGGATCCACAAGTATCGAGAATAGATTGAAACGCCACTTTTCAGAAAACAAGACTGTGCACTGGCATATAGACTACCTACTTCAAGCGGGAGGAAGAGCCAGATTTGCCATCTGGTCCCAGAGCGAGATCAACAGAGAATGCGATGTGGCCCACGCGCTGGGAGAACATATCCTATTCGAGCCGGGACCAGCAGGCTTTGGAGCGTCTGATTGCACTCGACACTGTGGCACACATATGTTCCATTTTACAGGAGGGAAGGATCTTGAGCAACAGGTTCGAGGGGTCATGATCGGCCTTGGACTGAAGCCAGAGGTGATGAGACCACGCTGA
- a CDS encoding MBL fold metallo-hydrolase produces MTSHSYATMPATQIAQGVYVVKGKFVENFGFIQSYLFIHNDEIAVIDPGTAGHPGEEILNAIDRLGYNPRQNVVAIVLTHGHPDHVGGAARLKKATGAPVMIHEGDAPILENPSRFIKERLLLDAAGRLAMKVDRTPLRVNYRGIKPDRLLKHGDDLHIGGTSFRVISTRGHSAGHCAFYSPRVHALFSGDEVNNYPNDPRKFFVDLSGSLSARSIALKSLSKLTIEYLLPAHDTFYLFNDIALQFSGALAGIEEFQDAVLQVIAAREEADIQQIAFDIIQGHGVLIPTGHHALLPTTISVALRNLTEAGLLHEYEGVWKVV; encoded by the coding sequence GTGACGAGTCACTCATATGCAACAATGCCAGCTACACAGATCGCTCAAGGAGTCTATGTTGTCAAGGGAAAGTTTGTTGAGAACTTTGGCTTCATCCAATCGTACCTGTTCATTCATAATGATGAGATAGCAGTCATTGACCCGGGTACGGCCGGTCATCCCGGCGAAGAGATTTTGAACGCAATCGATCGCTTGGGTTATAATCCCCGGCAGAATGTGGTTGCTATCGTTCTCACACATGGTCATCCGGACCATGTTGGTGGAGCTGCCCGTTTGAAGAAGGCAACTGGTGCGCCTGTCATGATTCATGAGGGTGATGCACCAATTCTTGAGAACCCATCACGGTTCATTAAGGAGCGCTTGCTGCTCGATGCTGCTGGTCGTCTTGCAATGAAGGTGGATAGGACCCCATTGCGTGTGAACTATCGAGGCATCAAACCCGACCGTCTTCTCAAGCACGGGGATGATCTGCATATTGGCGGGACAAGTTTCCGGGTCATCAGCACGCGGGGACATTCTGCTGGTCATTGTGCCTTTTACTCTCCCCGGGTGCACGCGTTGTTCTCAGGTGATGAGGTCAATAATTATCCAAATGACCCACGTAAGTTCTTTGTTGATCTAAGTGGCAGTCTAAGCGCACGTTCGATTGCTTTGAAGTCGTTATCCAAGCTGACCATTGAATATCTGCTTCCTGCTCATGACACGTTCTATCTCTTCAATGATATTGCACTGCAATTTTCAGGTGCATTAGCCGGGATTGAAGAATTTCAGGATGCCGTGTTGCAGGTGATCGCAGCTCGCGAAGAGGCGGACATTCAGCAGATCGCATTTGATATTATTCAGGGTCATGGCGTCTTGATACCTACTGGTCATCATGCCCTCTTGCCAACCACTATCTCAGTGGCTCTCCGGAATTTGACTGAGGCGGGTCTTCTTCACGAATATGAGGGTGTGTGGAAAGTAGTATAA
- a CDS encoding PepSY domain-containing protein has translation MAVSSKTIVAMMSLALVLALFVTSLSVGLPVVRESPGISVAESPYSDFIGYDARIQNMTSYVISVHPLIVNYSNLQPLISEDDAVASALSFVKFNYPWVGDINNVTHLGLLDRAFAWRMFLFYSSLEFEVWVSASSGAVIHLSVLSTPIHNPDYNGTHQYIDPSVAITTINSFLKVNNIRIPEDARYLGFLNTSPSPPSQFFTGPYVLAFLHTIGGVPFVSKIPFNAYSLEGIFIEVDPYSAVVCAFHYLWRDIGDMSFSRIITSQRALEIARSFLNSSSDYPVILANLTVSDVGMSSVSKNDDAIRLVWRIVVNKDLGRKDILIDAFTGEVLETQLFREQINLPPLRSEDPITVLWIVSVAAASASIIFVLMKKVIGYRCII, from the coding sequence ATGGCGGTGAGCAGTAAGACTATCGTTGCGATGATGAGTCTAGCACTTGTTTTAGCTCTTTTTGTGACTAGTCTGTCCGTTGGCCTTCCTGTTGTTCGGGAGTCACCCGGCATTTCTGTTGCAGAAAGTCCGTATTCTGATTTTATTGGCTATGACGCAAGAATTCAAAATATGACATCTTATGTGATAAGCGTCCACCCTCTTATTGTGAACTACTCAAATTTACAGCCCTTGATTTCTGAAGATGACGCAGTAGCGTCTGCTTTGAGTTTTGTGAAATTCAATTATCCATGGGTTGGGGATATTAATAATGTAACACATCTTGGTCTACTCGATCGTGCTTTTGCATGGAGGATGTTTCTTTTCTACTCTTCACTCGAGTTTGAAGTCTGGGTTTCAGCCTCTAGTGGGGCTGTAATTCATCTAAGTGTTCTCTCAACCCCAATTCATAATCCCGATTATAATGGCACACATCAATACATTGATCCATCAGTTGCAATCACTACAATCAATTCTTTTCTTAAGGTCAATAACATTAGGATTCCTGAAGATGCTCGCTATCTCGGATTCCTGAATACTAGCCCCTCCCCACCATCTCAATTCTTCACCGGACCATATGTACTTGCATTCCTACATACAATCGGTGGAGTTCCCTTTGTATCTAAGATCCCGTTTAATGCTTATTCTCTTGAGGGAATTTTTATTGAGGTTGATCCATATTCCGCTGTTGTATGTGCATTTCATTACTTGTGGCGTGATATTGGTGATATGTCTTTCTCGAGGATAATCACCTCTCAGCGTGCTCTCGAAATCGCTCGTTCATTTCTGAATTCCAGTTCAGATTATCCAGTGATCCTCGCCAATTTAACTGTGAGCGATGTTGGTATGAGCTCGGTATCTAAAAATGATGATGCAATACGTCTAGTGTGGCGGATAGTTGTTAACAAGGATCTTGGTCGAAAGGACATCCTTATTGATGCATTCACTGGTGAGGTCTTGGAAACACAACTCTTTCGTGAACAGATAAACCTCCCTCCCCTCCGTTCTGAAGACCCAATTACGGTGTTATGGATAGTTTCTGTGGCTGCTGCATCAGCTTCTATCATATTTGTCCTAATGAAAAAAGTGATTGGTTACCGATGTATAATATAA
- a CDS encoding helix-turn-helix domain-containing protein: MISDDDDALRHQLQGRTLEVYRWLLIQKAPQTARQIKEGTGFSSVSLAKYHLKKLCDAGLVDETDLGEYSVIKEKLVGELRFYIYMRQRLIPRFLFYSIFYGTLLILSVLYLFPLLSLATSFFILIVIFFALGTSLFETFVLVRGSSSR, encoded by the coding sequence TTGATTTCCGATGATGATGATGCCTTGCGGCACCAATTACAGGGTCGTACTCTTGAAGTATACAGATGGCTCTTAATACAAAAGGCGCCCCAGACTGCGCGTCAGATTAAGGAAGGCACCGGATTTTCAAGTGTAAGCCTTGCAAAGTACCATTTGAAGAAGTTATGTGATGCAGGGTTGGTGGACGAGACCGACTTGGGTGAATATAGCGTAATCAAAGAGAAACTTGTAGGTGAACTTCGATTTTACATCTATATGCGGCAACGCCTTATTCCACGATTCCTCTTCTATTCAATATTCTATGGTACCCTGCTTATTTTGTCCGTCCTATACCTGTTCCCACTATTGTCATTGGCCACATCGTTCTTCATACTTATTGTTATTTTCTTTGCGCTGGGTACGTCTCTGTTCGAAACGTTTGTCCTTGTTCGCGGGTCGTCATCAAGATGA
- a CDS encoding divalent-cation tolerance protein CutA produces the protein MNDYIICLTTCRPQDANRIATALVEQRLAACVNIIKHVSSIYRWKGKIESDTESLLIIKTRKEMVQRMESSLKEIHPYETPEFVAINIASGAADYLSWITATLEPQGD, from the coding sequence ATGAACGACTACATCATCTGCCTTACTACATGTAGACCACAAGACGCGAATCGTATCGCCACGGCACTTGTGGAGCAACGACTGGCGGCATGCGTCAATATCATCAAACATGTATCAAGCATATACCGCTGGAAAGGAAAGATCGAATCGGATACGGAAAGCCTCCTGATAATTAAGACCCGAAAAGAAATGGTCCAACGTATGGAGTCTAGCCTCAAAGAAATCCATCCATATGAGACCCCTGAGTTTGTGGCCATCAACATTGCCAGTGGTGCTGCCGATTACTTATCGTGGATCACGGCCACTCTCGAACCGCAAGGCGACTAA